The DNA sequence CACCGCAGCTGCGGGTGGTCGATCTCGAGACGGTCGCCGTCGATCGAGACCTTGAGGTCGCGGCCCTGGACCGAGTGCACCTCCACGCGCGCACCGGGCTCATCGTGCCCGATGATGTCGATCTGACCCCCGAGGAGGCCGACCTTCAGCGCCCGGACGGTCTCCACATCGATCGTGCGGCTCTCGCCGGGCTGAATCAGCCACTTCTCCTGTGCCATGCTTCCTGCTCCTTACCTGCGGCCCTTGCCGGGGCCTGGGCGACTCGCGTTATATCGCGACTGTTGACTGTGGACACGATATATCGCGAGTAGAGGCGGCGCAAGGGGCGGAAGGCGGGTGCGGGCGGAAATCGGGGGCGGGTGGGGGGAACCCTGAGGGGTGGGCGGGGGCGCGGAGGCGGCCGGCGCGGGAGGTGGCTGCGGCGCGGGGGTGGCTTCGGGGCGGGGAGGCGACTGCCGCGGGGAAGGCGACTGCCACGGGGAGGGCCCAATACCGGGGCCCGCGCCCCTCCTCGCGCGGCTGGCGACGTGAACGGTCACTTATGGCCCCCTCACGGTCGGAATTGTGGCCGTGAGGGGCCATAAGTGACGGTTCAATCGTTCAACGGTTGACCAGGCTGTGGAAAACCTCCCGCCCGCCGAGGCGGGACGCGGCGGCACGCGCGCACCGCCCCTCCCTCACCGCCGCAACCAGGGCTGCAGAAGGCGCGTGACGAACGGCAGGAGCACGTACGTCATCGTCGGGGTCAGGCAGAGCGTCGAGATGAGCACGGTCGCGAGCGGCCACAGCGTGTGCCAACCGGGCACGAACGCGGTCGTCAGAGAGGTGAACGCCAGCGAGAGCGGGAAGAAACCGAGCCAGATGGTGACCGCCTGCTTCCAGCGCGGCGGTGCGGCGGGAGCGCCCGGCGTCGGTTCGTCGAACCAGCCCTCGATGCCCGTGCGGCGCTCGACGCGGGAGACCTCGACGAGTTCGCGTCCCTCGTAGAGCCAGTCGGCCCGGTCGTCGGATGCCTCCCAAGCCTCCAGGGTGGCGGCATCGGCGAAGCGGTAGAGCATGTGCCATTCGTCCGAGTCGGCGCGAGCGCGCACCCAGCCGGACCCGAGGAAGCCCTCGTAGCGGTTGGCCAGATTGACGCCGGACTGCACCCAGCGGGTGACCTCGGCAAGGCGGCTGCCATCGACGCGGCGGGTGATGGACACGGTTACCGGGAGGCGGAGCGCTTGTGGCGCGGACTGCAGAGGCTCTTGTGGAGTCATGCCTCCATTGTCGCCATGACACGTTTCGCATGCATTTCGGGCGCACGGCGAGAGGGGCGCGGGCGTGCGCGCGGGAGGAGGAACCGGGGCGCAGCGGGGAGGAACCGGGGCGCAGCAGAGCCGAGCCGGGGCGCAGCAGGGAGGAACCGGGGCGCAGCAGGGAGGAACCGGGCCGCAGCAAGGAGGAACGGACCGCAGCCGCGCGTCACCGCGGCGCGATGAGGGGCGGCCCGTCGCGCACGACGAGCCGCGGCACCACCAGGCGGTGGCGCGGGTCGTCGACGGCGGATCCGGGCTGAACGCGGCCTCCGTGCGCCCCGGTGAGCAGTTCGAGCACGCCCGACGCGACCTCGTCGAGCGGCTGCTCCACGCTCGAGAATCCGAGCGACGCGGCGACCGGCGTGTTGTCGTAGCCGATCACGGGCAGGGTGCCGCCGCAGACCGCGAGGGCTCCGAGCGCGAGGGAATCGGAAACGCACACCACGCCGTCGAGACCGTCCGGCCCGGCCTGATCGCGAAGTCTGCGCATCGCATCGGCACCGAACGCGACCCTGTCCTCGGTGGCGGTCTGGAGGCGCCCGAGCTCGCTCTCGCCGACGACCGCACCCTCGCGCATCGCCTCGAGCCACCCCTCCCGCCGGTCATCGCCGGTGCCGGAGCCGCTGGGCCAGCCGATGAAGCCGACCCTGCGCGCGCCGCGTTCGAGCAGATGGCGGGTGGCCTCGCGCACGCCCGCCCGGCCGTCGACATCGACCCAGAGGTGCTGGGGGTCCGTCATGTCGTGAATGCCCCAGGGGCGCCCGAAGGTGACGAAGGACTGGCGGTGCTCGATCAGCCACTCGGTCCGCGGATCGCCGTGGAAGGTCGAGGTGAGCACGAACGCGTCGACGTCGGCCGCGTCCGAGAGGCGGCGGAACTGCTCGATCTCGCCGGCCGTGTCGGCGGCGGTGAACAGGAGCACCCGCAGACCCAGGCGGTCGGCCTGTTCGGTGAGCGCGTGGAGGAAGCGGTCCAGGATGCTGCCCGAGATGCCGTCCTGCGTCATCGGGTCGAGCCGGATGCCGATGGTCGAGCTCTTCTGCGTGCGCAGCCGCCGCGCGGAGGCGTGGGGCCGGTACCCCAGCGAGAGGATGGCCGCCTGGACGCGCTCGCGCGTCTCGGGGCGGACGATCTCGGGGGCGTTGAGCACATTAGAGACGGTCTGACGCGAGACGCCGGCCGCACCGGCCACATCGCTCACCGTGGGCTGCGCACCCATGCCGTCCCTCCTCACCCGTACTGGATAGACCCTAGCGGCGCGCTTGACACGTCCGGAAGCACGCGGTTACTGTGGCAACCATCCAGTTTGATCGATCAAAATCTACAGCAACGGCGTCCGATTTGATCGATCAAAGCCTAGGAGAACGGCCCGGCACCGAAGGAGGTGGGATGCACGCGAAGCGGCGCAGCGTCCCTCCCCGGCGTGCGGGCCATTCCTCCACATGCCGCACCATCCCCGGGGTCATCCACGACTTTGCCGACCCACCCCTCGTGAGCCCGACCGCTCGGACACACTGACACCAAGGAGACACACAATGCGAAGAATCACCCATCGCCTGCTCGCGGGCGGCGCCGTCGCCGCCGCGGCAGCGCTCGCGCTCACCGCGTGCGGGTCCGGCTTCGGCGGCGGGAGCAGCGACAGCTCCACCGGCAAGCTGACCTCGTCCAACAAGGCGCTGACCGTGATGATCGGGTCGTCGGGCGATGCCGAGACGAAGGCCGTCAACTCCGCGGTCGCCGACTGGTCCAAGAGCTCGGGCACCAAGACCACCGTCGTCGCGGCGAGCGACCTCAACCAACAACTCTCGCAGGGCTTCGCCGCCAAGAAGCCCGCCGACGTCTTCTATCTCTCGACCGACGCACTCGCCGGCTACGCCTCGAACGGCTCCCTGCTCGCGTACGGCGACCAGCTCAGCAACAAGGGCGACTTCTACCCGAGCCTCGTGAAGTCCTTCACCTACGACGGCAAGTTCTACTGCGCGCCGAAGGACTTCTCCACGCTCCAGCTCATCATCAACACCGACTCGTGGAGCAAGGCGGGGCTGACCGACTCCGACATCCCGAAGACGTGGGATCAGCTCGAGTCCGTCGCCAAGAAGCTCACGACCGGCGGCCAGGTCGGCCTCGGCATCTCGGGCGAGTACGCGCGCATCGGCGCCTTCATGACGCAGGCCGGCGGCAATCTCATGAACGATGACAGCACCAAGGCCACGGCCGACAGCGACGCCAACGTGAAGGCGCTCGAGCAGGTCAAGAAGATGCTGAACGACGGCGACCTCAAGTACGCGAAGGACCTCGGCGCCGGCTGGGGCGGCGAGGCGTTCGGCAAGGGCCTCGCGGCGATGACGATCGAGGGCAACTGGATCACCGGCGCACTCAAGTCCGACTACCCGAACATCAAGTACAAGGTCGCGGAGCTCCCCGCGGGCCCCGCGGGCAAGGGCACGCTCCAGTTCACCAACTGCTGGGGCATCGCCGCCGACAGCCCCAACCAGGCCGCCGCCCTGAAGCTCGTCGAGAAGCTGACCAGCAAGAGCGACCAGCTCACCTTCTCCAAGGAGTTCGGACCGATGCCGTCGATCAAGTCGGCCGCCTCCGAGTGGAAGTCGGAGAACCCTGACCTCGTCCCGTTCCTGAACGCGGCCGACTACGCGAAGGGCGTCCCGACCGCCAAGGGCGCCGCCGACGTCGTCACCGATCTGAACAGCAAGCTGGAATCGCTTCAGACCGGCGACCCGAAGGCGATCCTCCAGGCGACCCAGAAGAACCTCGAAGCGCTGTTGAAGTAAGGACCAGCCATGTCGCAAGCCACGAGTCGGTCTCGCCGTTCCGGAATCCGGCGCGGCGAGGCCGCCTCGGGGTGGGTCTTCACCGCCCCGGTCGTCATCCTCCTCGGAGTGTTCCTCGTCATCCCCGTCCTCATGGCGCTGTGGGTGAGCTTCTCCGACTGGGGCGGCCGCGGCAGCCCCTTCTCCTCCGACGTCCACTTCGTCGGGTTCGACAACTACACGAAGCTCCTCGCCGGGGGCGGACTCGCCGAGCAGGACTTCGGGACCTCTCTCAAGAACAACGCCTGGTACGTCGTGCTGGTCGTCCCCATCCAGACCGCGATGTCGCTCTTCCTGGCGGTCCTGGTCAACCGCGCCATCCTCCGGGGCCGCGGCTTCTTCCGCACCGCCTTCTACTTCCCGTCCGTGACCAGCTCGGTCGCGATCACGGTGCTCTGGCTGTTCCTCTTCAGCACGAGCGGCGCCGTCAACAAGGTGCTCTCGTGGTTCGGCATCCACGGCCCGAACTGGTTCAACGACCCGTCCGGGATCATCCACAACCTGCTGGCAGAGTTCGGCGTGACGCAGGGCCCCGCTGCCCTGACGCAGAACACCCTGCTCGGCGTCTCCTGGTGGGACTGGCTCGGCGGCCCCTCGGTCGCCATGACGGCATACATCATCATGGCCGTCTTCACCACGAGCGGGACCTTCATGCTGCTCTTCATCGCGGCGCTGCAGAACCTCGGCGGCGATGTCACCGAGGCCGCCGAGGTCGACGGAGCGAACGGCTGGCAGCGATTCTGGCGCATCACGCTGCCCCAGCTGCGGCCCACGCTGTTCACGGTGCTGACGCTGGGCCTCATCGGCTGCTGGCAGGTCTTCGACCAGATCTACACCGGCACCCGCGGCGCACCCGGCAAGACCACGCTGACCCCCGCCTACCTCTCCTACAAGACCTCGTTCGTCGACCAGGCATGGGGCCAGGGGGCCGCGATCGCGTTCATCCTGTTCGTGATCATCGTGGTCTTCACGATCTTCCAGCGCTGGGTCCTCGCCGAGCGCAAGGTCTCCACGCGCCGCATGCGGCTCTACCAGCCGTCCGTGTCCGCGGCCACCGCCGCTGTGAACGCCGGAGGAGCAGGGCCCGCTGCCACCGCGGACGACGATCGCCCGACCACGAAGGGAGACCGCCGATGACGACGGTCACGAGCAGCTCTCCGACCACGGTCCCGGCGTCGCCGAGAACCACCCGGCCGAGCGGACGGCGCCCGCGTCGGTCGACCGGCGCCGTCGTGGCGACATCGGTGACCTACGCGATCCTCATCGCGCTGGCGGTCATCTACATCATGCCGTTCCTGATCCAGGTGGCCACCTCGTTCAAGACCGACGCCGACGCCGCCTCCAACCCGGTCGCGCTCATCCCGCAGACCTTCACCACGGCGGCCTACTCGCGGTTGTTCCTCAACTCCGACTTCCCGGTCTGGTTCGCGAACTCGGCCTTCGTGACCGTCCTCGTCACTCTCGGTCGCGTGTTCTTCGACTCGCTCGCCGGGTACGCTCTCGCGCGCCTCCACTTCCGGGGCCGCGGAGTCGTGTTCGCCGGGCTGGTGGCGGTCATGTCCGTACCGATGGTCGTGCTGCTCATCCCGAAATTCCTGGTGATCAACCAGCTCGGGATGTACGACTCCTACACCGGGATGATCCTGCCGCTGCTCACCGATGCCGCCGGCGTCTTCATCATGAAGGGGTTCTTCGAGTCCATCCCGGCGAGCGTGGAGGAGCAGGCCCGCATCGACGGCGCCGGCACCTTCCGCGTCTTCTGGTCGATCGTCCTGCCGATGGCCCGTCCGGCCCTCGTCACGATCATCATCCTGTCCTTCCAGGGCTCCTGGAACGAGCTCGCCCACTTCATCGTCTCCACCCAGGACCCTGCGCTCACGACGCTCACCAAGGGCGTCGCCGGACTGGCGAGCGGGCAGCTGAGCCAGGGCAGCCAGTACCCGCTCAAACTCGCCGCTGCAGCGATCATGACGATCCCGGTGGCCGTCCTGTTCTTCGTGTTCCAGCGACGCATCATGAACACGAGCGAAGGGGCGGTCAAGGAATGACGACCGCCAGCACCTCCACGCACACCTCACCGCCCCGACCGAGCACCACCCCGTTCGAGCACGACCCCGGAGACACGAAACCCCCGATGACCCAGCCGCTGCAGCCCCTCCTCCACGACAGCGTCGTGACCCTGACCGCGCCGAGCCAGGTGTGGTCCGCCTCCGACGGCTCCGCGGGCACGCGCGCCATCCACGGCTTCTACCACTCCGACCTCCGTCTCCTCGACCGCATCCGCCTGACCGTCGACGGCGCAGCCCCCGAGCACATCGCGACGGCGACGCCCGACGCCGCCACCGCGGTCTTCACCTCGCTCGCCCGGGGCATCGATGACGCGACGGCCGATCCGCGCGTGCGGATCGATCAGACGCGGACCACGGCGCCCGGTCGGCTCGACGAGCGGATCGTCGTCCGCAATGCCCTCGGCTCCGCGGTCCGCGCCACGCTCGCGGTCGACCTGTCGGCCGACTTCACTCCCATGCAGGAGGTCAAGGCCGGACTGCGCGGGAGCGCCGCGCCGATCACCCGTCAGACGACCGCCGCAGGACTCGTGTTCCGCTCCGGAGACGTCTCGGTCACGCTCTCGGCCCCCGACACCTCCTTCACTGCCGACGAGACCTCGCTGACCTTCCGCTGGCAGATCGACGTCCCGGCGAACGGCGAGGTCGCGCTCGCCTGGTCGGCCGCCGTCGACGACCCGACCGCCGTCGTCGCGGGAGCCGCACCGTCCGCCGAGTGGTCGGCGTTCCGCGCCGAGACGGGCGACTCCCGCCTCGCCGCGTGGCTGAGCCGGGCCCTGGCCGATCTCCAATCCCTGCGCATGACGACCGTCGCCCACCCCGACGACGTCTTCCTGGCGGCCGGCGCACCCTGGTTCTTCACCCT is a window from the Leifsonia sp. AG29 genome containing:
- a CDS encoding antibiotic biosynthesis monooxygenase translates to MTPQEPLQSAPQALRLPVTVSITRRVDGSRLAEVTRWVQSGVNLANRYEGFLGSGWVRARADSDEWHMLYRFADAATLEAWEASDDRADWLYEGRELVEVSRVERRTGIEGWFDEPTPGAPAAPPRWKQAVTIWLGFFPLSLAFTSLTTAFVPGWHTLWPLATVLISTLCLTPTMTYVLLPFVTRLLQPWLRR
- a CDS encoding LacI family DNA-binding transcriptional regulator; amino-acid sequence: MGAQPTVSDVAGAAGVSRQTVSNVLNAPEIVRPETRERVQAAILSLGYRPHASARRLRTQKSSTIGIRLDPMTQDGISGSILDRFLHALTEQADRLGLRVLLFTAADTAGEIEQFRRLSDAADVDAFVLTSTFHGDPRTEWLIEHRQSFVTFGRPWGIHDMTDPQHLWVDVDGRAGVREATRHLLERGARRVGFIGWPSGSGTGDDRREGWLEAMREGAVVGESELGRLQTATEDRVAFGADAMRRLRDQAGPDGLDGVVCVSDSLALGALAVCGGTLPVIGYDNTPVAASLGFSSVEQPLDEVASGVLELLTGAHGGRVQPGSAVDDPRHRLVVPRLVVRDGPPLIAPR
- a CDS encoding sugar ABC transporter substrate-binding protein → MRRITHRLLAGGAVAAAAALALTACGSGFGGGSSDSSTGKLTSSNKALTVMIGSSGDAETKAVNSAVADWSKSSGTKTTVVAASDLNQQLSQGFAAKKPADVFYLSTDALAGYASNGSLLAYGDQLSNKGDFYPSLVKSFTYDGKFYCAPKDFSTLQLIINTDSWSKAGLTDSDIPKTWDQLESVAKKLTTGGQVGLGISGEYARIGAFMTQAGGNLMNDDSTKATADSDANVKALEQVKKMLNDGDLKYAKDLGAGWGGEAFGKGLAAMTIEGNWITGALKSDYPNIKYKVAELPAGPAGKGTLQFTNCWGIAADSPNQAAALKLVEKLTSKSDQLTFSKEFGPMPSIKSAASEWKSENPDLVPFLNAADYAKGVPTAKGAADVVTDLNSKLESLQTGDPKAILQATQKNLEALLK
- a CDS encoding carbohydrate ABC transporter permease: MSQATSRSRRSGIRRGEAASGWVFTAPVVILLGVFLVIPVLMALWVSFSDWGGRGSPFSSDVHFVGFDNYTKLLAGGGLAEQDFGTSLKNNAWYVVLVVPIQTAMSLFLAVLVNRAILRGRGFFRTAFYFPSVTSSVAITVLWLFLFSTSGAVNKVLSWFGIHGPNWFNDPSGIIHNLLAEFGVTQGPAALTQNTLLGVSWWDWLGGPSVAMTAYIIMAVFTTSGTFMLLFIAALQNLGGDVTEAAEVDGANGWQRFWRITLPQLRPTLFTVLTLGLIGCWQVFDQIYTGTRGAPGKTTLTPAYLSYKTSFVDQAWGQGAAIAFILFVIIVVFTIFQRWVLAERKVSTRRMRLYQPSVSAATAAVNAGGAGPAATADDDRPTTKGDRR
- a CDS encoding carbohydrate ABC transporter permease, encoding MTTVTSSSPTTVPASPRTTRPSGRRPRRSTGAVVATSVTYAILIALAVIYIMPFLIQVATSFKTDADAASNPVALIPQTFTTAAYSRLFLNSDFPVWFANSAFVTVLVTLGRVFFDSLAGYALARLHFRGRGVVFAGLVAVMSVPMVVLLIPKFLVINQLGMYDSYTGMILPLLTDAAGVFIMKGFFESIPASVEEQARIDGAGTFRVFWSIVLPMARPALVTIIILSFQGSWNELAHFIVSTQDPALTTLTKGVAGLASGQLSQGSQYPLKLAAAAIMTIPVAVLFFVFQRRIMNTSEGAVKE